GATCACGGTCAGTCCATCCACTGCTTTTCGTTTGAGGGCCAGGCCGATGCTGGTTCCGACTCTGCCGAGGCCGATGAGGGTGATTTGAGGCATTTGCGATTTTGGATTGCGGGTTTAGTTGGCGTTATCGGCGGCTTGCAACTCTGGCAACCACGCCAATTCCCGACTCTTATTCTGATGATGACGAATCAGGGAGACGACGCTGGCTGAGCCGCCGGCGGCTTCGGCCAGGTCGGCCCCCCAGGCCGGATGTTGAACGGCGACGACGAAAGGTCTGGCCCACCACGACGGTTTCCCTGTCTCTGTTCCTCCCCATTTTTCTGCAAGTCGCGGCATGAATTTGAATCCCAACACGATGGCCACTTTCTCCCAGGCCGCCAGCGGCATTTTGCTTTTGCCCACGTCGTGCAAGAGGGCGGCGGTGAGCAGGTCGCGGTCAGTGT
Above is a genomic segment from Chloroflexota bacterium containing:
- a CDS encoding HD domain-containing protein → MTGARYRIWQFGRLLTTRMPPEALAEVRAWLTPSLFDLFCRMTPAEQHHAYCVWQTLMKQGYTDRDLLTAALLHDVGKSKMPLAAWEKVAIVLGFKFMPRLAEKWGGTETGKPSWWARPFVVAVQHPAWGADLAEAAGGSASVVSLIRHHQNKSRELAWLPELQAADNAN